In the genome of Xanthomonas translucens pv. cerealis, one region contains:
- a CDS encoding Sua5/YciO/YrdC/YwlC family protein, with translation MPDLSLSQAVAILQQGGVIAYPTEAVWGLGCDPYDQAAVTRLLQIKQRPVEKGLIVVAAELEPLRPLLELSALPPARLAAVLASWPGAHTWVLPAAAQAPSWITGAHRGIAVRISAHPLVAALCRAWGGALVSTSANRGGEPPARQRGELDPHLLAALDGMVDGQTGGLAQPTPIRDAVSGEILRA, from the coding sequence ATGCCCGATCTGTCGCTCAGCCAAGCCGTCGCCATCCTGCAGCAAGGCGGTGTCATCGCCTATCCCACCGAGGCGGTCTGGGGCCTGGGCTGCGATCCGTACGACCAGGCGGCGGTGACGCGCCTGCTGCAGATCAAGCAGCGACCGGTGGAGAAAGGCTTGATCGTGGTCGCCGCCGAACTGGAGCCGCTGCGCCCGCTGCTCGAGCTGTCGGCGCTGCCGCCAGCGCGCCTGGCCGCGGTGCTGGCCAGCTGGCCCGGCGCGCATACCTGGGTGCTGCCGGCCGCGGCGCAGGCGCCATCCTGGATTACCGGCGCACACCGCGGCATCGCGGTGCGGATCAGCGCGCATCCGCTGGTGGCCGCGCTGTGCCGCGCCTGGGGCGGCGCGCTGGTCTCGACCAGCGCCAACCGCGGCGGCGAGCCGCCGGCGCGGCAGCGCGGCGAACTGGATCCGCACCTGCTGGCTGCGCTCGACGGCATGGTCGATGGGCAGACCGGCGGCCTGGCCCAGCCCACCCCGATCCGCGATGCGGTCAGCGGCGAGATCCTGCGCGCCTGA